CGTCAAGTTGGACCTGGAGAACGAGGAGCGGACCGCCCTAAAGTTCAGCATCAAGGCCCATCCCCTGGAGTCTTGAGGCCGGAAAGCCCCAGGGCCTTGGCCGTTCGCGTCCTGCTGGAGGTGGGGCGGGGCGGCAGGGCCCAGCTGCTATTGGACCGGTTCCTGGACCGCCTGGCGTGGCCAGAGCGGGATAAGGCCTACACCACCCACCTGGTCTACGGGACTTTGCGGCACCTGCGGCTTTTGGACTTTCTCCTAGAGCCTCTCTTGTCCAAGCCCGATAGGCTTCCCGCCGCCGTGCGTTGGATCCTGCGCCTGGGAGCCTGGGAATGGCTTTCCGGCAAGGCGGACCATGCCCGGGTGAGCCCCTGGGTGGAAGAGACCAAGAGGATCTATCCCCGCCTGGCTGGCCTGGTCAACGCCGTGCTCCGGCACCTCCAGCCCCGGGAGGCCCCGCAGTGCGTGCGCCTAAGCCTCCCCGAATGGCTTTGCCAGGCCTGGAAGACGTATTTTGGGGGTCTGGACTTCGCCCAGGGGTTTAACGAACCCGCCCCCCTCTTCGTCACCGCCTACCGTCCGGTGCCAGGACTAAGGCCTGGCCCCATTCCCGACAGTTACCTTTGGGAGGGCCCTAAGACGGACTTTTCCGCTTTGGGCCTTCAGCCGCAGAACCCGGCTTCCCTCTTTGCCGTCCAGCTCCTGAACCCAGCCCCGGGGGAGAAGGTTTTGGACCTCTGCGGCGGTGCGGGGATAAAGGCTTTTTATCTTGCCGCTAAGGGAGCGGAGGTGGTCTCC
The window above is part of the Thermus albus genome. Proteins encoded here:
- a CDS encoding RsmB/NOP family class I SAM-dependent RNA methyltransferase → MRPESPRALAVRVLLEVGRGGRAQLLLDRFLDRLAWPERDKAYTTHLVYGTLRHLRLLDFLLEPLLSKPDRLPAAVRWILRLGAWEWLSGKADHARVSPWVEETKRIYPRLAGLVNAVLRHLQPREAPQCVRLSLPEWLCQAWKTYFGGLDFAQGFNEPAPLFVTAYRPVPGLRPGPIPDSYLWEGPKTDFSALGLQPQNPASLFAVQLLNPAPGEKVLDLCGGAGIKAFYLAAKGAEVVSYDLNRGRQEAGQRTAKRLGLRVSYRTQDLTEPIPERAAKVLLDAPCTGTGTFRSHPELRYRLAPEDPRRMAELQLMLLETAAQATEEGGVLVYSVCTLTEEEGEGVARAFLADHPEFVPEPILCPLPVLKAGLGVYVAPEGGLDGFYYLRLRKVNSRA